AGAAAGAATAACCCTTCCACTTAATTCATCAGCCTCTGGTAGGCTGAACATATCTTTTTTGTTCAGATATTAATCTTATCTGGTCGTTAATTATATATACCAAATAACGTGATTTTTCATACAGTGTCGCCAATAATTCCTGAAAAAGAACGATCCAGTAAACCGATGGATGATGCAAATATAATATATCATCCAGATATGATTCGTGCAAACGAGTGGATACTGACAGAATATCAGCCACCTGAGCGTGAATTTTGCATATTTGTTCCATGTTCAAAAAAGAAACCATACCACAAAAGTCCATCCCATACCATGTATGACAGGATCATATTTGAACTTTTAAGACCTGAGGATGTACATATAGTCACTTTTGGAACCTGCGGAGTAACTCCCAGAGAACTCGATACTGAATACCCTTTTATGAACTATGAGTTCATGATGGGACGATGCAACGTCGCAAAAATTAAAAGGGATTTTATAAAAATGGAAAGTGAAAGACTTGCAAGGTATCTTGAAAAAACACGTGACAACTATAAGCACAGGATAGCATACTGTATCGGTGATTTCAGGACAGCAATGCAGAAAGCAACTGAAATGGTGGATATAAATGTAGAAATAGTACCGGCTGAAAATACACTTTCAGAAAATCTACAGCCAGAGAAAAGATTCATATATGGTAGTCTGAGCAGAAAACCATATCTTCAGGATCTATCTGACACTCTTAGCCGTATCATGGGAATTCCAAAAAGAAATGTTGGTATAGATGAGAATCTATCCGTCAATGATACTGACTGGTATCTTCTCTGACAATATCTGCACGTATTTCACAAATTATTCTAATATTTCAGCCTTCGGAATAAGGCGGTGTTGGAAGAACCGACATTCCGGAATCAGAAATATTCAATGCACGCAGTTCATTACTTGTTTTTGAACCCCTCATCTTCATTACATAGATAGATCTGTGGAATGCTTCTTTGGTTTTTACCCTGCCAAGCTGTATAACTGAATCTGCCCCGTACTCCACCATCTTATCAAGGTCAAACATGGTGCCAACTGAAATGACTGTTGTTGCATCGTGTTTTCTGAAAACACCAAAAACATCATCTATCAGGGTGCGAAGTTTATAATTTGATTCTATAGCCAGGAACAGAGCCTCAATCGAATCAACAAAAACTCTTTGAGGCTTGATCTCTTCAATCTTACTTTCAACAAGTTTTTTAAAGCTTTTGATAAGTTCAGAAGGTGCAATCTCTACACTTTTCTGAAGACGTAGAGCAGGATCTGTTATGTCCACGAATACAATTTTTCCTTCATCCACCAGTTTTTCAAAATCCCAGCCAAATGAAGTCTTCATCTCCCTTACAATTGACCTGGATTCTTCAGATGTTATAATGCACATTACTTTTTCATCATTCTCTATTACCCCTTTATAAATGAACTGTGCCCCGAATATTGTCTTACCTGTTCCAGAACCACCTGAAACCACATTAACAGTACCTTTGAAAAAGCCGCCATTTAACATCTCATCCAGTCCGGGAATTTTAGTCTCAATTCGTTCAGGAATCTCCTTTTCACCCATTCATGCTCACCTGTTAACAAACTATTTACAATCAATATTATTGTACCATCATATTATATTATATTATTCCATTTTCAGTTATCATCAAAATGGTCTCTACTTCAAAAAAATGAATATTTTTTAATACTTAACTGATATATATATTATTAAGATTGGAAGTGGGGAATTAATATCGAGCAAAAATGGATAATAATAGCTGGGGAAGAAGCTGGTCCAAAATCAAATAAGATGGGGGGCATATGGAATGTCATAGATGCTGAATCACACACCTTAGCATCCATGATAGATTCCAATGATCTGGAAGAAGATGAAAACCCCGGAATTCTTGTTGCAGGGCCGTATTATGGGCATAGTGGTGCTGACTGGAACAAAGGACTCAACCGGATAACTGATGTTAGTGGATTTGAAGAAATGGAACTGGGGGATGAGATAAAAGAAACGATTGAATCCTTACAGGAATACGGAATTGATGTTATCACTGTTGAGAAAAGAATAAAAAATACAAAAATCGGATATTTACTATTTAAGACAGATAATTTCTGCAGGATCAATACGGTATATAAGGGAACTGAGATGTCTCTGGATAATAAGATAAAAGCGGAAGCTTTTGACCTGATTGGCCTGGACTCTCTAAAATATGAAAGTCTATCAAACGGACAGGAATATACCCATTACCTCAACCTTTCCTATGCAATCTCTGAATTTGTAAGAATATTTGTAAATATCAAAGAAAAATACAGTAAGGAATATCATGATCAGGCCATTGCAGAGTTTGCAGCGTCTTTGATGCCCACAATGAACATATCACTTCATTGCCATGAGTTTGGACTCTTTTATGCAATTGCTCGGCTGAAAAAAATAGGCATTGCGGTCAATACAGTTGCAACCTTACATGCAACCCTTCCAGGAAGAGGGGCAGGTTACAGATCCATCCAGAAAATAAGGGATAATGACACAACATGGATTGAAGGAATTCCTGAAAACACAGCTACCCTGGAATCACTTTCAAAATATGCTGATGTGGTCACAGCCGTTGGTGACTCAACCAGAAAAGAAATCAAGCTATTCTACGGAATAACTTCAATAGTTGTAAGAAACGGCATCTATCTTGATGAAAAAGACATAAAGTGGAACGATAAGATCAGACTTCAGGAGAATATCCAAAACTTCCTTTCAGAAACGATCTACAAATATATGGACGGAAAACAGATACCCTACAAGAAGATCATACCCATTTTTTCCATTTCCAGAATTGAAATCGAGAATAAAGGCTATCCTGACCTGCTGGACTCACTGGTACTGCTAGATCGAATAATCAAGATCGGAGTTCGAACCGGCAGGATTGATGAAGATATCAGGATAGTTTGCTTCGTTGTATGTGCGCATGGCCCAAAATACAATCTTCCAGAAGGATTTCCGATAAATATGCAAAAGGAGATTCTGGCAGGTGAGGAGAACAGACTCCAGAAGATGATTGAAGAACGCGGATTACAATGTTCAAGCCTCCCTGGTGGGACAAGGCATGTATCAGCTATCCTGTATCCCCAATGGCTATCTGAAAATGATGGAGGACTTAATATGAACACATCCAATTTCATGACTGGATGTATAGCAGGCATCTTTCCGTCCAGATATGAACCCTTTCTCCTTACAGGCCTTGAAGCAGGTAAAGAATATACACCAAGCATTGTAAGTAAAATATGCGGGTTCAGTGACGCATTGAACACTATCGAAAGCCTGGTGCCGGGGATTGGAGGAGTGATTGTTGTTGACAACATTGATCTCTCATACAATGAAACGATAATAGATTATGCACTTGCAATAAACTATCTGGTCACCACCTACATGGAAGATAAGGTCAAGTACAAACTTCTCTGCCAGGAAGCTAACCTGCTTGCAAAAAAAATGAACTGGGAAGGTCCAGTCAAAGAATACTATGAACTGCTCATGGGAACTAAGATCAAATGAAGCCAGTTGATAAATACCGGTAATAAACTTAACATAAATTCATAATAATTAAGGAGTCGGGAATGTCTGAGATTAGAAAACACTATTTTCTGGATAAGTATTGTTTAATAGCAGCTGAAAGACATAAAAGGCCATCTGATTTTAAGCTAACTGAAAAGCATGCTTCCAGCTCAAACTGTGTCTTTTGCCCGGGAAATGAGAAAAAAACACCACCACCAACAGCAGTCTACTACGATGGTGAGGTTTTCAGTTCTGATATTGAAAAAAGTGATAAAGGGTGGGACATTCGCTGTTTTCCAAACCTTTATCCTGCCCTGTCGTCTGAAAAACCCAGGAATGCTATACTATCCAGCCATCCTTGGAAAGGCTATGAAGGATACGGATATCATGAAGTTATAGTGGAAACCCCATCCCATACCAGAACAATAAACGATTATTCAGATGAAGAGATCACAATGCTCATGCATGCGTATCGAGACCGGATAAAGTATTACCAGAGCCAGAGTGATATTGAATATGTATCTCTTTTCAAGAACTGGGGAGATAAAGCAGGCGCTTCAATTGAGCATTCACACTCCCAATTAATAGCTCTGCCTCTGGTCCCTCCGATCATCTCAGAAGAGTTAAGGGTCATAGATTCTCTTGAAGAATGCCCTTACTGCAATATTGTTACCAATGAGCAGAGATCAAAGCGTATTGTCTATGAGAACAGTCAATTTGCAGCTATTGCACCTTATTATTCTATCGTTCCCTATGAAATATGGATACTTCCCAAAAACCACATCAACCATATATCAGAGGCAGACAATAGTTTTCTGGTTGGTCTTGGCGATGCTATTAGATATATAATAATTCGCTATGAACAGATACTGGACTTACCTTCCTACAACTATATGTTTTATGAAAGTCCTAAACTTTGTTACCACTTCAACGTAAGAATACAACCAGTACTTGCAACACCAGGTGGATTTGAAAAGAATACAGAGATATATATCAACTCAATGCCACCGGAATTAGCTGCATCTCACCTTAAATAATATATAAATACGCAAATGAAAAATGTGAATTTAATTTATGATCAATATGGGGGTTTTGAAATTAAAAGAACAAAGCTTAAAGTTGGAATGTTTTCATGGGAAAGCCTTTACTCAGTAAAGGTTGGAGGTATAGCCCCACATGTCTCAGAGCTTTCAGAAACACTTGCAAAAAAGGGCCATGAGGTGCATTTGTTTACCAGAAGTGGGGGTCTGCCAGATTATGAGCAGATAAATGGGGTACATTATCACAGGATATCACATGATCAGTCAGGAAACATCGTGCACCAGATGGATAAAATGTGTGATGCAATGTATTACCGCTATAGGGAGGTTATCAGAGAATATGGGGATCTGGACATACTCCATGGACATGACTGGCATCCGGTAAATGTTCTGTGCAGAATAAAGGCAGAAGACGGCACTCCATTTATACTGACATATCATAGTACAGAATGGGGTCGTAATGGGAACAAGCATGGTGACTGGTGGGAAGCTACTGAGATTTCTCACAGAGAATGGCTTGGAGGATATGAAGCTGCAGAGGTGATCATTACTTCAAATATACTTAAAAGTGAGGTTCAGTATCTTTATCAGATCCCGGATTACAAGATTTCAATAATACCTAATGGAATATATGCAGGAAAGATGAGAAAGAAACTGGATCCGGGAATGATCAAAAGAAGATATGGAATTTCACCCCTTGCTCCTGTGATTCTGTTCATAGGACGTATGAGCTACCAGAAAGGGCCTGACCTGATGGTGCAGGCAATTCCCAATGTACTTGCTCACAGGCCAGATGCCCAGTTTGTATTCATTGGTGAAGGAGAAATGAGACCCTATTGTCAGCAGATTGCCTGGGATTCAGGTGTAGCCCATGCCACCCATTTTCTGGGGTATGCCCCGGATGAGGAAGCTATAGACTGGAACAATGCATGTGACATTGTATGTGTTCCCAGCAGAAATGAACCGTTTGGTATTGTAGTACTGGAAGCATGGGATGCGGGTAAAACTGTAGTAGCTACAGATGCAGTTAAGCTCATAGATTGTTTCATAAACGGCATCACCGTATACCAGAATCCAGATTCAATTGCCTGGGGTATAAACTATGTACTTGATGGAATGGGGCTAAGGAAGCTTGGGGAAGAAGGCCAGCATCTTGTTGAGACAAAATATAACTGGGACTCTGTATCTTATTCCACGGTCAATGTCTACATAAAGGCTTCATCTGAAAATATCTAATCCAGCTGGAAAATAATCTTATTGGAAAATATTATGTTTGAGTCAGTTTTTCCATCAAATGAATTTAAAGATTACAGGAGCGGATTGCGTAAAGAGTGGATCGTTACCAATGGGCTTGGAGGATATGCATCATCCACCATAACAGGTGCAAATTCCAGAACATATCACGGCCTTTTGGTAGCTGCCATGAATCCACCTGTTGACAGGATACTGTTACTTTCGTCCGTGGATGAAATAATAGAGATCAATGGCGAACTGTACCATCTTGCGGTACATAAATATCCAGATACGGTATATCCTGAAGGATACAGATACCTCAACTCTGTCTCCTTTAATCCTTTCCCTGTGTATACATATAATCTGGGAAATGCCCGGATAAGTAAACACATCTTTATGGTTCATGGTCAGAATACAACGATCATTGAATACCAGATAGATGGGGTTTGTGACAATGACAGTATTTCAATGAAATTACTACCACTTATCAATACAAGAAATTTTCATCATACTGCACGGTCAAATGATAACATATTCAAGCAGACGGCTGGCTCATTCAGAACTGAAATAACCAATGGTAATGTTTCATTTCAATTAAGTTCAAATGCCGGCTATTTTCCTGCAGGAAACTGGTACTATGATTTTGAGTATGAACACGAACTGGAACGTGGAAACTTTTATACAGAAGACAATTATAATCCTGGATATTTTGAAAAAAGTTCTTTGACCAATGGAAGCCACATATTTCTCGTTGCATCTACTGAACATATACCTGACATAAATTCTGAAGACATTGAAATTCTCTACAGAAAAGAAATTGAAAGACTTATAGATATAGAAAGAAAATGCAGCTATAAAGATAACATTATATCAAAACTCTATCCTGCAGCAGATTCATTCATTGTTCAGCGAAAATCAACCGGATCAAATACCGTTATTGCTGGATATCACTGGTTTTCTGACTGGGGACGGGATTCAATGATATCACTACCGGGCCTTACACTGGTTACCGGACGATTTGAAGAAGCTTCCAGCATACTAACCACATTTTCAAAGTACTGCAGAAGGGGACTTATACCAAATCGCTTCCCTGATCACAGTAAAGACATGCCTGCATACAATACAGTTGATGCTCCTTTGTGGTTTATACATGCAGCCGGACGTTATTTTGAATATACCGGTGATGGAAATCTAATTGAGGATATCTGGAGTACCATAAAGGAAATCCTATATTATTATACTCATGGAACTGATAACGGCATAATAATGGACTCAGATGGCCTTATAAGACATAATGACCAGCTTACATGGATGGATGCAAAAATTGGAGTAAATGCAGTAACTCCAAGAGCCGGTAAAGCATGCGAGATCAATGCACTCTGGTATAATGCTCTGAATACAGCTTTATTTATATCAGATAACCTGCAGCTTGATATTGAATTCAATGCTGATGATCTCCATATGATCAGAGAAAATTTCAGTAAAATGTTCTGGAATACGCATGAAAAATGTCTTTTTGACTTTATAGATGACAGAAAAGAAACTAGTATTATAAAGGACCCTTCAATACGTCCAAATCAACTTTTTGCAGTATCACTGCCATATACAATGCTAACCCACAAACAGAACTGCCAGATTGTCAAAAAGGTCGAACAGGAATTGCTCACCCCTGTTGGGATCAGGACTCTCTCACCTGGAGATTCAGGATACACCGGAATATATTCAGGGAATATCTGGACACGGGATGCAGCATACCATAATGGAACTGTCTGGCCCTGGCTTATGGGGGCATACATATCAGCCTATACCAGGGTCAACAACTATTCAGACCAAAGCATCGCATACTCAGAGCAGTTACTGCAAGGACTTGATGGTCATTTATATCAGGCAGGTGTTGGCACCATATCTGAGATATTTGATGGTGATCCACCACATGACCCTAAAGGATGTATATCCCAGGCATGGAGTGTTGCAGAAATAATGCGGGCATACATTGAAGATATTGTAAACCAGGGAAAAGTTAAGGTCATGTATTAATGAATTGTTTGAAGTATCTTTTTATATTTATAATATAATATTATCAAAGATAAGTAACAACAGTTGATTAAAGTGGAGGGTATTGAGATGGAAAATGATTATTGTATTGATATTGGGCTTGCAGCTGGTGCTGTATACAGTGAGCTTGAAAATGGGGACCGAAATTTGACCCAGCTTCGCAAACATATAATTGATAATGGATATGATGCGAATACTTTTCTTATGGCCCTTGGATGGCTTGCAAGAGAAGATAAGGTCTGCATAATAAAACAGAACAATAAATGGTCCATCTGTCTTAAATAAGTATATAATGAAGTAATGATCATAAATTACATTTGATATGAGAAGATTCGTAAAAAAAACTTCCTATAAAGCAGGTTTTCCACCAGGTACACTTGTCCATATTGGAGAAAAGAAAACAGAAACAGTCAGAATTTCGTATCTGGATTATGATTATTCAAACATACACGAGAATGTAGTCGATTCTATTGAAGAGTGTTTTCCTTTAAAGGACACACATACAGTAAGCTGGATCAATATCGATGGTATTCATAGGGTGGACATAATTGAAAAGATCGGGAAACAATTTGATATTCATCCACTGGTACTGGAAGATATACTCCATACCAATCAACGGCCAAAGATCGAAGATTTTGGCAACTATATGTATATTGTTCTCAAAATGATTTATTCCAATGAGAATAATGAAATCAATTCAGAGCAGATAAGCCTGATAATGGGAGAAAATTTCGTCATATCATTTCAGGAAATCGAAGGTGATACTTTTGAACCAGTTCGAAAGCGCATCAGGAGTGAAAAAAGCCGTATACGCAAAATGGGACCAGATTATCTTACCTATGCTCTGATAGATTCTATAGTTGACAATTATTTTATTATTCTTGAAAAAATAGAGGACAAATTAGATTTAATTGAAGATGAAGTTGTTTCAAGCCCTACACCAGACGTGCTCAGAAACATTCATAGTCTCAAATGGGAAATGACATATCTTCGTAAATCAGTATGGCCTCTCAGGGAAGTAATCAACAGTATGACCCGAACGGAATCAAACCTGATACAGGAATCTACCAGAATATATCTTAGAGACCTTTATGATCATACCATTCAGGTTATTGATACAGTAGAAACATTCAGAGATATACTATCCGGAATGCTTGATGTTTATCTATCCAGTATAAATAACAAAATGAGTGAGGTCATGAAGTTCCTTACGATCATTGCAACCATCTTTATACCTCTGACATTCATAGCCGGTGTTTATGGAATGAACTTTGAATATATGCCTGAACTTGAATGGAAATGGGGCTACCATCTAATACTATCATTAATGTTTCTAACCGTACTTACCATGGTCGTGTATTTCAAGAAGAAAAAATGGTTTTGAAGCATTATAAATTAACTTCTTTCGTTTGAGGATTACAGGGATTAATTATGTTCGGATCGTACAACATTCCGTTTAAGATCGAAACTGAAAATATCAGCCTGCGGGTTGAAAAACTGGACAGCATTTATCTATACAGAAGAGATGCAAATAATGAGAAAGTAGATAAGAATCTCATGGACGTGGAAGGCAGTCTGCTTATCAATCCAATTGAACCCCTGAACAGACCAAAAAAAATCACTTCATATCTTCTGATCGAATTCGAAAGGCCTGTTATACTAAGTCCGGGTTCCTCAAATACTGCATATATCCGATTTCCGGTTG
Above is a genomic segment from Methanosalsum zhilinae DSM 4017 containing:
- a CDS encoding DUF5591 domain-containing protein; its protein translation is MSPIIPEKERSSKPMDDANIIYHPDMIRANEWILTEYQPPEREFCIFVPCSKKKPYHKSPSHTMYDRIIFELLRPEDVHIVTFGTCGVTPRELDTEYPFMNYEFMMGRCNVAKIKRDFIKMESERLARYLEKTRDNYKHRIAYCIGDFRTAMQKATEMVDINVEIVPAENTLSENLQPEKRFIYGSLSRKPYLQDLSDTLSRIMGIPKRNVGIDENLSVNDTDWYLL
- a CDS encoding RAD55 family ATPase, yielding MGEKEIPERIETKIPGLDEMLNGGFFKGTVNVVSGGSGTGKTIFGAQFIYKGVIENDEKVMCIITSEESRSIVREMKTSFGWDFEKLVDEGKIVFVDITDPALRLQKSVEIAPSELIKSFKKLVESKIEEIKPQRVFVDSIEALFLAIESNYKLRTLIDDVFGVFRKHDATTVISVGTMFDLDKMVEYGADSVIQLGRVKTKEAFHRSIYVMKMRGSKTSNELRALNISDSGMSVLPTPPYSEG
- a CDS encoding glycosyltransferase family protein, producing MGGIWNVIDAESHTLASMIDSNDLEEDENPGILVAGPYYGHSGADWNKGLNRITDVSGFEEMELGDEIKETIESLQEYGIDVITVEKRIKNTKIGYLLFKTDNFCRINTVYKGTEMSLDNKIKAEAFDLIGLDSLKYESLSNGQEYTHYLNLSYAISEFVRIFVNIKEKYSKEYHDQAIAEFAASLMPTMNISLHCHEFGLFYAIARLKKIGIAVNTVATLHATLPGRGAGYRSIQKIRDNDTTWIEGIPENTATLESLSKYADVVTAVGDSTRKEIKLFYGITSIVVRNGIYLDEKDIKWNDKIRLQENIQNFLSETIYKYMDGKQIPYKKIIPIFSISRIEIENKGYPDLLDSLVLLDRIIKIGVRTGRIDEDIRIVCFVVCAHGPKYNLPEGFPINMQKEILAGEENRLQKMIEERGLQCSSLPGGTRHVSAILYPQWLSENDGGLNMNTSNFMTGCIAGIFPSRYEPFLLTGLEAGKEYTPSIVSKICGFSDALNTIESLVPGIGGVIVVDNIDLSYNETIIDYALAINYLVTTYMEDKVKYKLLCQEANLLAKKMNWEGPVKEYYELLMGTKIK
- a CDS encoding galactose-1-phosphate uridylyltransferase, which codes for MSEIRKHYFLDKYCLIAAERHKRPSDFKLTEKHASSSNCVFCPGNEKKTPPPTAVYYDGEVFSSDIEKSDKGWDIRCFPNLYPALSSEKPRNAILSSHPWKGYEGYGYHEVIVETPSHTRTINDYSDEEITMLMHAYRDRIKYYQSQSDIEYVSLFKNWGDKAGASIEHSHSQLIALPLVPPIISEELRVIDSLEECPYCNIVTNEQRSKRIVYENSQFAAIAPYYSIVPYEIWILPKNHINHISEADNSFLVGLGDAIRYIIIRYEQILDLPSYNYMFYESPKLCYHFNVRIQPVLATPGGFEKNTEIYINSMPPELAASHLK
- a CDS encoding glycosyltransferase family 4 protein; this encodes MKNVNLIYDQYGGFEIKRTKLKVGMFSWESLYSVKVGGIAPHVSELSETLAKKGHEVHLFTRSGGLPDYEQINGVHYHRISHDQSGNIVHQMDKMCDAMYYRYREVIREYGDLDILHGHDWHPVNVLCRIKAEDGTPFILTYHSTEWGRNGNKHGDWWEATEISHREWLGGYEAAEVIITSNILKSEVQYLYQIPDYKISIIPNGIYAGKMRKKLDPGMIKRRYGISPLAPVILFIGRMSYQKGPDLMVQAIPNVLAHRPDAQFVFIGEGEMRPYCQQIAWDSGVAHATHFLGYAPDEEAIDWNNACDIVCVPSRNEPFGIVVLEAWDAGKTVVATDAVKLIDCFINGITVYQNPDSIAWGINYVLDGMGLRKLGEEGQHLVETKYNWDSVSYSTVNVYIKASSENI
- a CDS encoding amylo-alpha-1,6-glucosidase — encoded protein: MFESVFPSNEFKDYRSGLRKEWIVTNGLGGYASSTITGANSRTYHGLLVAAMNPPVDRILLLSSVDEIIEINGELYHLAVHKYPDTVYPEGYRYLNSVSFNPFPVYTYNLGNARISKHIFMVHGQNTTIIEYQIDGVCDNDSISMKLLPLINTRNFHHTARSNDNIFKQTAGSFRTEITNGNVSFQLSSNAGYFPAGNWYYDFEYEHELERGNFYTEDNYNPGYFEKSSLTNGSHIFLVASTEHIPDINSEDIEILYRKEIERLIDIERKCSYKDNIISKLYPAADSFIVQRKSTGSNTVIAGYHWFSDWGRDSMISLPGLTLVTGRFEEASSILTTFSKYCRRGLIPNRFPDHSKDMPAYNTVDAPLWFIHAAGRYFEYTGDGNLIEDIWSTIKEILYYYTHGTDNGIIMDSDGLIRHNDQLTWMDAKIGVNAVTPRAGKACEINALWYNALNTALFISDNLQLDIEFNADDLHMIRENFSKMFWNTHEKCLFDFIDDRKETSIIKDPSIRPNQLFAVSLPYTMLTHKQNCQIVKKVEQELLTPVGIRTLSPGDSGYTGIYSGNIWTRDAAYHNGTVWPWLMGAYISAYTRVNNYSDQSIAYSEQLLQGLDGHLYQAGVGTISEIFDGDPPHDPKGCISQAWSVAEIMRAYIEDIVNQGKVKVMY
- a CDS encoding winged helix-turn-helix domain-containing protein, encoding MENDYCIDIGLAAGAVYSELENGDRNLTQLRKHIIDNGYDANTFLMALGWLAREDKVCIIKQNNKWSICLK
- the corA gene encoding magnesium/cobalt transporter CorA encodes the protein MRRFVKKTSYKAGFPPGTLVHIGEKKTETVRISYLDYDYSNIHENVVDSIEECFPLKDTHTVSWINIDGIHRVDIIEKIGKQFDIHPLVLEDILHTNQRPKIEDFGNYMYIVLKMIYSNENNEINSEQISLIMGENFVISFQEIEGDTFEPVRKRIRSEKSRIRKMGPDYLTYALIDSIVDNYFIILEKIEDKLDLIEDEVVSSPTPDVLRNIHSLKWEMTYLRKSVWPLREVINSMTRTESNLIQESTRIYLRDLYDHTIQVIDTVETFRDILSGMLDVYLSSINNKMSEVMKFLTIIATIFIPLTFIAGVYGMNFEYMPELEWKWGYHLILSLMFLTVLTMVVYFKKKKWF